The Besnoitia besnoiti strain Bb-Ger1 chromosome IV, whole genome shotgun sequence genome contains a region encoding:
- a CDS encoding hypothetical protein (encoded by transcript BESB_053300), translating to MPHGLTVLTATMTGGVVGGPAAAGTAGGCCGWCPCCPCCPTPVAVPAAHAGITVGGGAVPGAAMVPGAAVAPGAAMAPGAAVAPGAAMVPGAVPGGWGAGTAAGGYGASMAPGAAGAAGAGGYYGAATGTPALASMMAWFSGANDHAGKLLKKFRDGTGWPEEGEVSRGDDSGDTTSASEPGDANSRRSSMGSTVRRVKRSPNDSLSESGQSTGSLDFI from the coding sequence ATGCCGCACGGTCTCACAGTGCTCACCGCCACGATGACAGGGGGCGTAGTAGGagggcctgctgctgcgggaACGGCAGGGGGATGCTGTGGGTGGTGCCCGTGCTGCCCGTGCTGCCCCACCCCTGTAGCCGTACCCGCCGCTCACGCCGGCATCACTGTAGGTGGAGGCGCAGTGCCCGGAGCAGCAATGGTACCGGGCGCAGCAGTGGCACCGGGAGCAGCAATGGCGCCTGGTGCAGCCGTGGCGCCCGGCGCAGCAATGGTGCCTGGAGCTGTGCCGGGAGGCTGGGGTGCAGGAACAGCTGCAGGAGGATATGGAGCTTCAATGGCCCcaggagctgctggcgctgctgggGCAGGTGGCTACTACGGCGCCGCCACGGGGACCCCGGCACTAGCATCAATGATGGCGTGGTTCAGTGGGGCGAACGACCATGCTGGCAAGCTCCTTAAAAAGTTCCGAGACGGGACTGGCTGGCCTGAAGAAGGGGAAGTTTCAAGGGGAGATGATAGCGGCGACACAACGTCTGCTTCAGAACCCGGTGATGCCAACAGCCGCCGAAGTTCCATGGGCAGCACAGTTAGACGCGTGAAGCGATCGCCCAACGACTCGCTCAGTGAGAGCGGCCAAAGTACCGGCTCCTTGGACTTCATTTAG
- a CDS encoding hypothetical protein (encoded by transcript BESB_053290) translates to MSARFLSLGVLAGAATAYVCVDSLGLTRERVGFYYRSVVGANQSFVPHSVAYENHVSMSKLLSSCGWDQILLSIYGKVIQTLGYHF, encoded by the coding sequence ATgtccgcgcgcttcctctctctcggggTGCTTGCGGGCGCCGCCACTGCCTACGTGTGTGTCGATTCGTTGGGActgacgagagagagagttgGATTCTACTACCGCTCCGTGGTCGGGGCGAACCAAAGTTTCGTCCCGCACTCTGTGGCGTACGAGAACCACGTTTCGATGTCAAAGCTGCTCTCTTCCTGCGGATGGGACCAGATTCTGCTTAGTATATACGGAAAAGTTATTCAGACGCTGGGCTACCATTTCTGA